A genomic stretch from Coffea arabica cultivar ET-39 chromosome 10c, Coffea Arabica ET-39 HiFi, whole genome shotgun sequence includes:
- the LOC113713525 gene encoding uncharacterized protein isoform X1, producing the protein MDIDPRQYENVAINDSDIHNIVLSYLVHNCFKDTVESFTSSTTMRQSVDHLEDMEKRKKIFHSALEGNALEAIELTGQIAPDLLEKNKDLHFDLLSLRFVELVCSRKCTEALGFAQSELTPFGKVQKHLKKLEDFIALLAYEEPEKSPMFHLLSSEYRQHVADSLNRAILAHANLPSYSALERLVQQMTVVRQCLGEECGKEGHPPFSLKDFVKS; encoded by the exons ATGGATATTGATCCTCGGCAATACGAGAATGTC GCCATTAATGACAGTGATATCCACAACATTGTCCTGTCATATCTTGTCCACAATTGCTTCAAAGACACTGTGGAATCTTTTACTTCCTCAACTACAATGAGGCAGTCAGTTGATCATCTCGAGGacatggagaaaagaaaaa AAATATTTCATTCTGCATTAGAGGGGAATGCTTTGGAGGCCATTGAGTTGACTGGACAGATTGCACCTGACTTATTGGAGAAAAATAAGGACTTACATTTTGATCTTTTAAGCCTTCGTTTTGTTGAACTTGTGTGCTCAAGGAAATG CACAGAAGCGCTTGGATTTGCTCAATCAGAGTTGACTCCTTTTGGGAAGGTGCAGAAACACCTGAAAAAACTTGAG GATTTTATTGCTCTACTGGCATATGAAGAGCCAGAGAAATCCCCAATGTTTCATCTTCTAAGCTCGGAGTACCGGCAGCATGTTGCAGATAGTCTAAATCGAGCCATTCTTG CACACGCCAACCTGCCGAGCTATTCTGCATTAGAAAGGCTAGTACAGCAGATGACAGTTGTTAGACAATGCTTGGGTGAAGAGTGTGGAAAG GAAGGGCATCCGCCATTTTCTCTCAAGGACTTCGTAAAAAGCTAG
- the LOC113713525 gene encoding uncharacterized protein isoform X3 has product MRQSVDHLEDMEKRKKIFHSALEGNALEAIELTGQIAPDLLEKNKDLHFDLLSLRFVELVCSRKCTEALGFAQSELTPFGKVQKHLKKLEDFIALLAYEEPEKSPMFHLLSSEYRQHVADSLNRAILAHANLPSYSALERLVQQMTVVRQCLGEECGKEGHPPFSLKDFVKS; this is encoded by the exons ATGAGGCAGTCAGTTGATCATCTCGAGGacatggagaaaagaaaaa AAATATTTCATTCTGCATTAGAGGGGAATGCTTTGGAGGCCATTGAGTTGACTGGACAGATTGCACCTGACTTATTGGAGAAAAATAAGGACTTACATTTTGATCTTTTAAGCCTTCGTTTTGTTGAACTTGTGTGCTCAAGGAAATG CACAGAAGCGCTTGGATTTGCTCAATCAGAGTTGACTCCTTTTGGGAAGGTGCAGAAACACCTGAAAAAACTTGAG GATTTTATTGCTCTACTGGCATATGAAGAGCCAGAGAAATCCCCAATGTTTCATCTTCTAAGCTCGGAGTACCGGCAGCATGTTGCAGATAGTCTAAATCGAGCCATTCTTG CACACGCCAACCTGCCGAGCTATTCTGCATTAGAAAGGCTAGTACAGCAGATGACAGTTGTTAGACAATGCTTGGGTGAAGAGTGTGGAAAG GAAGGGCATCCGCCATTTTCTCTCAAGGACTTCGTAAAAAGCTAG
- the LOC113713525 gene encoding uncharacterized protein isoform X2: MDIDPRQYENVAINDSDIHNIVLSYLVHNCFKDTVESFTSSTTMRQSVDHLEDMEKRKKIFHSALEGNALEAIELTGQIAPDLLEKNKDLHFDLLSLRFVELVCSRKCTEALGFAQSELTPFGKVQKHLKKLEDFIALLAYEEPEKSPMFHLLSSEYRQHVADSLNRAILAHANLPSYSALERLVQQMTVVRQCLGEECGKFDDAKRI, from the exons ATGGATATTGATCCTCGGCAATACGAGAATGTC GCCATTAATGACAGTGATATCCACAACATTGTCCTGTCATATCTTGTCCACAATTGCTTCAAAGACACTGTGGAATCTTTTACTTCCTCAACTACAATGAGGCAGTCAGTTGATCATCTCGAGGacatggagaaaagaaaaa AAATATTTCATTCTGCATTAGAGGGGAATGCTTTGGAGGCCATTGAGTTGACTGGACAGATTGCACCTGACTTATTGGAGAAAAATAAGGACTTACATTTTGATCTTTTAAGCCTTCGTTTTGTTGAACTTGTGTGCTCAAGGAAATG CACAGAAGCGCTTGGATTTGCTCAATCAGAGTTGACTCCTTTTGGGAAGGTGCAGAAACACCTGAAAAAACTTGAG GATTTTATTGCTCTACTGGCATATGAAGAGCCAGAGAAATCCCCAATGTTTCATCTTCTAAGCTCGGAGTACCGGCAGCATGTTGCAGATAGTCTAAATCGAGCCATTCTTG CACACGCCAACCTGCCGAGCTATTCTGCATTAGAAAGGCTAGTACAGCAGATGACAGTTGTTAGACAATGCTTGGGTGAAGAGTGTGGAAAG TTTGATGATGCAAAACGAATTTAG
- the LOC140016321 gene encoding low-temperature-induced cysteine proteinase-like, producing the protein MSWFWSYLTVVLLVFHPPICKSSLTADLFENWCKQHGKTYPSEEEKQYRLRVFEDNYDYVTKHNSLANSTYTLSLNAFADLTHHEFKAKYLGFSASADGLIRLNRGSSSIGASGAVGKYDIPSSLDWRNKGTVTNVKDQGSCGACWAFSATGAIEGINEIVTGSLVSLSEQELIDCDRSYNNGCNGGLMDYTYEFVVKNGGIDTEQDYPFKGRDGTCNSNKLKRRVVSIDGYIDVPPNNEQELLQAVAAQPVSVGICGSERGFQLYSGGIFTGPCSTSLDHAVLIVGYDSKNGADYWIVKNSWGTSWGINGYIHIIRNSGNSAGVCGINMMASYPTKSSLNPPPSPPPGPTKCSLFSSCPAGETCCCSMEFLGLCLSWKCCDLESAVCCKDRLHCCPHDYPICDTKRNLCLRRMGNSTLVKQLKNGGRSGKFGDWSSLFAN; encoded by the exons ATGAGTTGGTTTTGGTCGTATTTGACGGTTGTTTTGCTAGTATTTCATCCGCCCATATGCAAATCTTCACTCACAGCTGATCTTTTTGAGAATTGGTGCAAACAACATGGGAAGACTTATCCTTCTGAGGAAGAAAAACAGTACAGACTCAGAGTCTTTGAAGACAACTATGACTATGTTACAAAACATAACAGTTTGGCAAATTCCACATACACCCTCTCCCTCAACGCCTTTGCCGATCTCACTCACCATGAGTTCAAAGCTAAGTATTTGGGTTTCTCGGCTTCTGCCGATGGTTTGATTAGATTGAATCGTGGGTCATCATCAATTGGAGCTTCTGGTGCTGTTGGTAAATATGATATCCCTTCATCCCTGGATTGGAGGAATAAAGGAACTGTCACCAATGTCAAAGACCAGGGAAGCTGTG GTGCATGTTGGGCATTTTCAGCTACCGGTGCAATTGAAGGTATCAATGAGATTGTCACTGGATCTTTAGTAAGCCTGTCTGAACAGGAGTTAATTGACTGTGATAGATCTTATAACAATGGCTGCAATGGTGGACTCATGGACTATACCTATGAATTTGTTGTAAAAAATGGTGGAATTGACACTGAACAGGATTACCCTTTTAAAGGTCGGGACGGGACATGCAACAGTAACAAG TTGAAAAGACGTGTTGTGAGTATAGATGGTTACATAGATGTACCACCAAATAATGAGCAAGAGCTTCTACAAGCTGTAGCAGCACAACCTGTGAGTGTTGGGATATGTGGCAGTGAAAGAGGATTTCAGTTATACTCTGGG GGGATATTTACAGGGCCATGCTCTACCTCTTTGGACCATGCTGTTTTGATTGTTGGTTATGATTCTAAAAATGGCGCGGATTACTGGATCGTGAAGAATTCGTGGGGAACAAGTTGGGGAATAAATGGTTATATTCACATAATTCGAAATTCTGGCAATTCAGCAGGTGTATGTGGGATTAACATGATGGCATCCTATCCTACTAAAAGTAGCCTCAATCCTCCACCATCCCCTCCTCCAGGTCCCACAAAATGTAGCCTCTTCTCCTCCTGCCCTGCAGGTGAAACCTGCTGCTGTTCAATGGAATTTCTGGGTTTATGCTTGTCATGGAAGTGTTGTGATCTGGAATCTGCTGTCTGCTGTAAGGACCGTCTTCACTGTTGCCCTCATGATTATCCAATTTGTGACACCAAAAGGAATTTGTGTCTCAGG AGAATGGGGAATTCCACGTTAGTTAAACAGCTCAAGAATGGAGGCCGTTCCGGAAAATTTGGTGATTGGAGTTCCCTCTTTGCGAACTAG
- the LOC113714575 gene encoding uncharacterized protein: MALPQILPSTSSSIIPSKSHLNPPANSHLNHPLKPFVSSPSAPPPLHHRQWRRRPNLLRCSASSFSEKHHTNSPKSDDVVELPLFPLPLVLFPGAILPLQIFEFRYRIMMHTLLQTDLRFGVIYADAATGTADVGCVGEVVKHERLVDDRFFLICKGQERFRVTKLLRTKPYLVAEVTWLEDRPSANGDEDLNSLANEVETYMKDVIRLSNRLNGKPEKEVQDLRRNLFPTPFSFFVGSTFEGAPREQQALLELEDTATRLKREKETLRNTLNYLTAASAVKDVFPSS, from the coding sequence ATGGCTCTGCCTCAAATCTTGCCATCCACTTCTTCTTCAATAATCCCAAGCAAATCCCACTTAAACCCCCCTGCTAATTCCCACTTAAACCATCCCCTTAAACCCTTCGTTTCTTCCCCATCAGCACCACCGCCACTTCACCACCGCCAGTGGCGGCGCAGACCCAATCTCCTCCGCTGCTCTGCCTCCTCATTCTCCGAGAAACATCACACCAACTCCCCCAAATCCGACGACGTTGTCGAGCTCCCGctcttccctctccctctcgTCCTCTTTCCCGGTGCAATCCTCCCTCTTCAGATCTTCGAGTTCCGCTACAGGATCATGATGCATACCCTCCTTCAGACTGACCTCCGTTTCGGCGTGATTTACGCCGATGCCGCCACCGGCACCGCCGACGTGGGCTGCGTCGGGGAGGTCGTCAAACACGAGCGTCTCGTCGACGACCGGTTTTTCTTGATCTGTAAAGGCCAAGAAAGGTTCCGGGTAACGAAACTGCTTCGGACTAAACCATATTTGGTCGCCGAGGTGACGTGGCTGGAGGACCGCCCGTCGGCCAATGGGGACGAAGACTTGAACTCCTTAGCTAACGAAGTCGAGACTTACATGAAAGATGTGATACGTTTATCCAACAGGCTGAACGGGAAGCCCGAAAAGGAGGTCCAAGATTTGCGGAGGAATCTGTTTCCGACGCCGTTTTCGTTTTTTGTGGGGTCGACGTTTGAAGGGGCTCCCAGGGAGCAGCAGGCGTTGCTGGAGTTGGAGGACACGGCCACGAGATTGAAGAGGGAGAAGGAGACTTTGAGGAATACTTTGAATTATTTAACCGCGGCTTCTGCGGTAAAGGACGTTTTTCCATCATCTTGA